In a genomic window of Triticum urartu cultivar G1812 unplaced genomic scaffold, Tu2.1 TuUngrouped_contig_9751, whole genome shotgun sequence:
- the LOC125532375 gene encoding BTB/POZ and MATH domain-containing protein 3-like gives MAASPSASPAPTGAPVRDTMSRHSTVLVRGTHQFSIVGFSLHQRAGVGNFIRSDAFEVGGHSWAIRCYPAGNREEEEGYLSLYLEVLSTPALEKTTVKYSFEINGPAGTSPLLAQPCAWDDFTTDNITWGYKKYVKVDSLDSRYLRNDCLVVRCTVEVQESKTGATTSSSIAVPPSGIRQDLARLLDSKRGPDVTFQVGGNDYAAHKAVVAMRSPVFCAQFFGALADKPGSRHVRIHDMKPAAFEAVLHFIYTDALPPVFKDDSKQSHREMMCDWLAAVDRYGLERMRLLCESALHETIDVENAAWTLELADRHHCPQLKAFCVDYIVSPGVLTDVMATEGYKQLKTNCPSLLVDVLEKLTWK, from the coding sequence ATGGCCGCCAGCCCGTCTGCCTCCCCGGCTCCCACCGGCGCGCCCGTCCGGGACACCATGTCCAGGCACTCAACGGTGCTCGTCAGGGGCACGCACCAGTTCAGCATCGTCGGCTTCAGTCTACACCAGAGGGCCGGCGTCGGAAACTTCATCCGATCCGATGCCTTTGAGGTCGGAGGTCACAGCTGGGCAATCAGATGCTACCCCGCCGGCAatagagaggaagaagaagggtacCTATCACTGTACCTGGAGGTGTTGAGCACCCCTGCTTTAGAGAAGACCACTGTGAAGTACAGCTTCGAGATCAATGGCCCTGCCGGAACTTCGCCGCTTCTTGCCCAGCCGTGCGCATGGGACGACTTCACCACCGATAACATAACATGGGGGTACAAAAAGTATGTCAAGGTAGATTCTCTTGATTCGCGGTACTTGAGGAACGACTGCCTCGTAGTGCGTTGCACCGTCGAGGTTCAGGAGTCGAAGACCGGAGCGACCACGTCCAGCTCCATCGCGGTGCCGCCCTCCGGTATCCGCCAGGACCTCGCGCGGCTCCTGGACAGCAAGCGGGGGCCGGACGTGACCTTTCAGGTCGGCGGGAACGACTACGCCGCGCACAAGGCGGTGGTCGCGATGCGGTCGCCGGTCTTCTGCGCTCAGTTCTTCGGGGCACTGGCGGACAAGCCCGGCAGCCGCCACGTGAGGATCCACGACATGAAACCCGCGGCCTTCGAGGCCGTGCTCCACTTCATCTATACGGACGCCTTGCCCCCTGTCTTCAAGGACGACTCGAAGCAGAGCCACAGAGAGATGATGTGCGACTGGCTTGCGGCGGTGGACCGGTACGGCCTGGAGAGGATGAGGCTGCTGTGCGAGAGCGCGCTGCACGAGACCATTGACGTGGAGAACGCCGCGTGGACGCTGGAGCTGGCGGACCGGCACCATTGCCCACAGCTCAAGGCTTTCTGCGTGGATTACATCGTGTCTCCTGGTGTCCTGACGGATGTGATGGCAACCGAGGGGTACAAGCAGCTAAAGACGAATTGCCCATCTCTTCTTGTTGATGTCCTGGAGAAATTAACTTGGAAGTAG